The following proteins come from a genomic window of Nocardiopsis sp. YSL2:
- a CDS encoding BlaI/MecI/CopY family transcriptional regulator, whose protein sequence is MNRLGELERAVMDVLWARNEPMTVREVGKALTERDLAHTTVMTVLDRLAKKKVVSRAREGRAWRYSPAASREAYVSELMFDALGQTGDRDAALAAFVQSMDGQEAEALRRALGEIEQPRN, encoded by the coding sequence ATGAATCGGCTTGGCGAACTTGAACGCGCGGTGATGGATGTACTGTGGGCACGAAACGAACCAATGACGGTTCGTGAGGTCGGCAAAGCGCTCACCGAACGCGACCTGGCACACACGACCGTCATGACCGTGCTCGATCGACTCGCCAAGAAGAAGGTGGTCTCCCGAGCACGTGAGGGTCGTGCGTGGCGATACAGCCCGGCCGCGAGTCGCGAGGCCTACGTGTCCGAGCTGATGTTCGACGCCCTCGGTCAGACGGGGGACCGCGACGCGGCCCTGGCCGCCTTCGTCCAGTCCATGGACGGCCAGGAGGCTGAAGCGCTCCGGCGCGCACTCGGGGAAATCGAGCAGCCAAGGAACTAG
- a CDS encoding M56 family metallopeptidase, translated as MVSAALLSLVAVGCLVAMEALHRAKWPSRGPYTAVITWQALGLAWGVSTIGALLAFGLSSYELGAAHGVLALAGDIVTGRLISSELSLGAEGASHIVSVALAVALTLVLFYGLVSSFVQVVRVRRRHHDLLELVAKDHPDVPGARVVDHPAAAAYCLPGVLRSQVVISEGALAVLDRAELAAVLAHENAHLRQRHDLVLLPFSSLKRAFPRVRLVRTYYESVALLIEMCADDQARRHSSRRELAMALLRFGAAGPAPVPAGAMAAVEESEPDVMRRVNRLLRPDDELPYHAGAVIMGGSAFLLAFVTCLWHIPV; from the coding sequence ATGGTCAGTGCCGCACTCCTCTCTCTCGTCGCGGTCGGCTGTCTCGTCGCAATGGAAGCACTCCATCGGGCGAAATGGCCATCACGCGGCCCCTACACCGCGGTCATCACCTGGCAGGCCCTCGGCCTGGCCTGGGGGGTGTCGACCATCGGTGCGCTCCTGGCGTTCGGGCTGTCCTCCTACGAGCTGGGCGCCGCGCACGGCGTGCTCGCCCTGGCGGGCGACATCGTCACCGGCCGACTCATCTCCTCCGAACTGTCCCTGGGCGCCGAGGGCGCCAGCCACATCGTGTCCGTGGCACTGGCCGTCGCGCTGACCCTCGTGCTCTTCTACGGTCTCGTCTCCTCCTTCGTGCAGGTCGTCCGGGTGCGCCGCCGTCACCACGACCTCCTGGAACTGGTCGCCAAGGACCACCCGGACGTCCCCGGTGCCCGTGTGGTGGACCACCCGGCCGCCGCCGCGTACTGCCTGCCCGGTGTGCTGCGCTCCCAGGTCGTCATCAGCGAGGGGGCCCTGGCGGTCCTGGACCGCGCGGAACTGGCCGCGGTCCTGGCCCACGAGAACGCCCACCTGCGCCAGCGGCACGACCTCGTCCTACTGCCGTTCTCCTCCCTCAAGCGCGCGTTCCCGCGCGTGCGCCTGGTCCGCACCTACTACGAGAGCGTGGCGCTGCTCATCGAGATGTGCGCGGACGACCAGGCCCGCCGGCACAGCTCACGCCGCGAACTCGCCATGGCCCTGCTGCGCTTCGGCGCGGCCGGTCCCGCTCCGGTGCCCGCCGGCGCGATGGCCGCCGTGGAGGAGTCCGAACCCGACGTCATGCGCCGCGTCAACCGCCTCCTGCGCCCCGACGACGAACTCCCGTACCACGCGGGCGCCGTCATCATGGGCGGCTCGGCGTTCCTGCTGGCCTTCGTCACCTGCCTCTGGCACATCCCCGTCTGA
- a CDS encoding O-acetyl-ADP-ribose deacetylase produces the protein MGISNHMRLIVTKGDITEQQVDAIVNAANSSLLGGGGVDGAIHRRGGAAILEECRRLRAGHLGGGLPVGHAVATTAGSLPSRWVIHTVGPVHSAREDRGAQLASCYHESLRLAQDLGAESVAFPAISTGVYRWPLDDAARIAAEAIRAAEARVAEIRLVLFDDTALTAFREAFDDA, from the coding sequence ATGGGCATCAGCAACCACATGCGTCTCATCGTCACCAAGGGCGACATCACCGAGCAGCAGGTGGACGCCATCGTCAACGCCGCCAACAGTTCCCTTCTCGGGGGCGGCGGGGTCGACGGCGCCATCCACCGCAGGGGCGGCGCGGCGATCCTGGAGGAGTGCCGCCGCCTGCGCGCCGGGCACCTCGGGGGCGGCCTCCCCGTCGGCCACGCGGTGGCCACCACAGCCGGATCGCTGCCCTCCCGCTGGGTGATCCACACCGTGGGGCCGGTCCACAGCGCCAGGGAGGACCGGGGCGCACAGCTCGCCTCCTGTTACCACGAGTCCCTGCGCCTGGCGCAGGACCTCGGGGCCGAGTCCGTCGCCTTCCCCGCCATCTCCACCGGCGTCTACCGGTGGCCGCTCGACGACGCCGCGCGCATCGCCGCCGAGGCGATCCGCGCGGCCGAGGCGCGCGTGGCCGAGATCCGGCTGGTGCTGTTCGACGACACCGCCCTGACCGCTTTCCGGGAGGCCTTCGACGACGCCTGA
- a CDS encoding DUF2516 family protein — translation MYLIWQAIYLATFVASLYALIEALRTPASAFEIMDKQTKKLWVILTGLASGLSLLAVFSGTGFLVIMGLVATLVFLLDVRPAVKGSQGGRNNGPYGPW, via the coding sequence ATGTACCTGATCTGGCAGGCCATCTATCTGGCCACCTTCGTGGCCAGCCTCTACGCGCTGATCGAGGCACTGCGCACACCGGCCTCCGCGTTCGAGATCATGGACAAGCAGACCAAGAAGCTGTGGGTCATCCTCACGGGACTGGCCAGCGGCCTGTCCCTGCTGGCGGTGTTCTCCGGCACCGGCTTCCTCGTGATCATGGGCCTGGTGGCCACGCTCGTCTTCCTTCTGGACGTGCGTCCTGCGGTCAAGGGGAGCCAGGGCGGCCGCAACAACGGCCCCTACGGCCCCTGGTAG